In Deltaproteobacteria bacterium, a single genomic region encodes these proteins:
- a CDS encoding PhoH family protein codes for MTKPLPLRTRQLTFEDAGLVPEFFGEHGANLKRIEEFLGVSIHARGNQVTITGETPDIELGVRACEELYGLIESGFHPSPRDVDHALRILQENPEADLKGILLDKLFIHSGKRIVTPKGIAQKEYTDAIRNHDVVFAIGPAGTGKTYLAMAMAVSYLLRDEIKRIILTRPAVEAGERLGFLPGDLAEKVNPYLRPLYDALYDMLAFDRVANLIERRVIEVAPLAFMRGRTLNDAFIILDEAQNTTSEQMKMFLTRLGYRSKAVITGDVTQIDLPDKRASGLVEAAHILRDIPGIAFVTFTKKDVVRHKLVSRIIQAYEEREKERVDDTH; via the coding sequence ATGACAAAACCCCTTCCCCTCCGCACCAGACAGTTGACCTTCGAAGACGCAGGCCTCGTACCGGAGTTTTTCGGCGAGCACGGGGCGAACCTGAAAAGGATCGAGGAATTTCTCGGCGTATCCATACACGCGCGGGGAAATCAGGTCACCATTACCGGAGAGACCCCGGACATCGAACTCGGGGTCCGCGCCTGTGAAGAACTTTACGGGCTTATCGAATCCGGTTTCCACCCGTCGCCAAGAGACGTGGACCACGCGCTCAGGATCCTCCAGGAGAACCCTGAGGCCGATCTCAAGGGGATCCTCCTTGACAAGCTCTTCATCCACTCCGGCAAGAGGATCGTCACCCCCAAAGGCATCGCCCAGAAGGAATACACGGACGCGATTCGAAACCACGACGTGGTCTTCGCCATCGGGCCTGCGGGGACAGGAAAGACCTATCTCGCCATGGCCATGGCGGTCTCCTATCTCCTGCGGGACGAGATCAAGCGCATCATCCTCACGCGGCCTGCGGTAGAGGCCGGTGAACGTCTCGGATTCCTTCCCGGAGACCTGGCCGAAAAGGTCAACCCGTACCTTCGTCCGCTCTATGACGCCCTGTACGACATGCTTGCCTTCGACCGGGTGGCCAACCTCATCGAAAGACGCGTCATCGAGGTGGCGCCCCTCGCTTTCATGCGGGGGCGAACCCTGAACGACGCATTCATCATCCTCGATGAGGCCCAAAACACCACCTCGGAACAGATGAAGATGTTCCTGACCCGGCTCGGATATCGATCCAAGGCGGTCATTACAGGTGACGTCACCCAGATCGACCTCCCGGACAAACGGGCATCCGGACTCGTCGAGGCCGCTCATATCCTTCGGGACATTCCCGGAATCGCCTTTGTCACGTTTACCAAAAAGGACGTGGTCCGGCACAAGCTCGTGAGCCGCATCATCCAGGCATACGAAGAAAGGGAAAAAGAACGGGTCGATGATACGCACTGA
- a CDS encoding magnesium transporter CorA family protein, translating to MLTSFRSTGEKIESCPNIVDGTWISLVAPTPEEQELVIQQLGILPEFLRYPLDEEETSRVEKDEGQILITIKIPDPRHEGDYVRYETIPLGIILTHDRVVTVCLKEPPFFGTISNTKDAHRILEDRNRFVLHIFLRTANHYLRHLRLIDRLTNEYETELHRSLRNKELIKLLNLEKSLVYFNTSLKANDIVMARLQSGRYMPINEENEDILEDAQIENQQAIEMAKIYSDILSGMMDAYASVISNNLNIVMKFLTAVTIVLMFPNLITSIYGMNVPLPFQSSPYAFPFTMLFAFLLSGLVAYIFVKKRMF from the coding sequence CGCCCCCACCCCTGAGGAACAGGAACTCGTCATCCAGCAGCTCGGAATCCTCCCCGAATTTCTCAGATATCCCCTCGACGAGGAGGAGACCTCCCGTGTGGAAAAGGATGAGGGACAGATCCTCATCACGATCAAGATACCCGATCCCCGCCACGAGGGTGACTATGTCCGCTACGAAACCATCCCCCTCGGGATCATCCTCACCCATGACCGGGTCGTCACGGTCTGTCTGAAGGAACCCCCCTTCTTCGGGACCATTTCGAACACAAAGGACGCGCACCGCATTCTCGAGGACCGCAACCGCTTCGTCCTCCATATCTTTCTGCGGACCGCGAACCACTATCTCCGGCATCTTCGGCTCATAGACCGACTGACGAACGAATACGAGACCGAACTCCATCGGTCCCTCCGCAATAAGGAGCTCATCAAGCTCCTGAACCTGGAAAAAAGCCTCGTCTATTTCAACACGAGCCTCAAGGCGAACGACATCGTGATGGCGCGGCTCCAAAGCGGCCGCTACATGCCCATAAACGAAGAAAACGAAGACATCCTCGAGGACGCCCAGATAGAAAACCAGCAGGCCATCGAGATGGCAAAGATCTACAGCGACATCCTGAGTGGCATGATGGACGCCTATGCATCGGTCATATCCAACAACCTCAATATCGTCATGAAGTTCCTCACCGCCGTGACCATCGTCCTCATGTTTCCCAATCTGATCACAAGCATCTACGGGATGAACGTACCCCTGCCCTTTCAGTCATCCCCCTATGCCTTTCCCTTCACCATGCTCTTCGCCTTTCTTCTATCCGGGCTCGTGGCGTATATCTTCGTGAAAAAACGTATGTTCTGA